The Aedes albopictus strain Foshan chromosome 2, AalbF5, whole genome shotgun sequence region aaaatctttgactgaattccgaagaattcttgctatattggtttacttttattctgcctaaatttttttttttggaaatatattaaacaatttctcatagagttaaagtaaatgtttttttttttttcatttcttttcttaattttttatttGGGTTCTCTTGAGTTTGATTTTACTTAGACAGCTTTCAACTGACTCAAATTGAAGACACCAAAACTGTTGAAACATGttttagaggaaatctagcatgaattttcGGTGAGTTTCTGATTATTTTGAAGTGTTTCAATCCGCATTTTTTTAAGTTGAAAGATTTGCTGATTGAAATAAATTAATTTGTGAAGAAAACGActaaaaatggcaaaaaaaacCTGACATTTCTgccaaagatttttgaaaaatttaattgaaaattctattgaaaataaaATCAGAAAATCCAAAAGGAACTTACCatggattctttttgaaatttcttcagcattttttataaaaatttccTCTTTGATtgtaaagttttgttgaaaattatTTTGGGAGGTCGCCAGAACCTCCCCTAGCAGTCGTGTTAGAACATGTTTTTTTAAGTGTTAATTCTTATTAGTGATCGACCAGCagcttctccagagattgcagcaCTGATccattggagttttttttttttggttttcgcaaAAACAACACCACCGATTGTGCGACAAATTTTAAATACCTAGAAATTTATTTCCTAGTTCTGCTTATAATTCTAGATTCATTTTTTTCACAACGACATTTCATAATGATATTGCGGATTTGGCCCTGTAATAGACTCCCACCTGAAATTTTTTGTCCCACCAAAATATGCTCACACCGCTTTTCCCTAGATTGGGTTTTGTCACCGCTAACGAAAACAACATTATTGAACGCATACTCTCGGTTGGTGCAATGAATACATGGTTCGTTTAGCTGCTAACTGCCATGCAAATTGACATGTGagtattttttcgaagttttgctTGAAACTCTAGCAACTAATGAAAAATGCAATATTTGTAAgaattattaatattttttagattttttccaaattatATGTGCAAAAATATATCTTCTaaaaagggcccccacaacactgtggccccgggcccccacatttgtaaatccgaccCTGTCCACGGTGATTATCTTCAACCGATAAAATTCTGGAGTGGCCGCCGACCACtagttgggaacccgtgctctaCATATTTTGATTGCgttgtattaaaaaaaaacacacacaactGCAAAAAGAGGATCAACAACGCAGAGCATGTTAGCTAAACCCTACAGGAATAGGACATTTATTATTTCGTAGATTTCATTCTAGAATTTAATTCTCAATGTGCGAAAGTAAGTTAAGTGCGAGGATACTTTCAATTTCATTCATTCAATCGTAAACCACAACAGAGAGCCACTAATTGATTCACCTCATCGCATCGTCGTCATGTTCAACCACCGAATCGCCGCCACCACCGCGACCGACCGTGCACTAACTGATTGTAGCATGCTAGGTGTTGTTGACACAATCCTAAGGTGCTCGTTCCCAACCAGAGGCAGAGGGTTCGTTGTACGTACGTATTGGGGAACTGGTTCAGCTCGTCTTCAGCTAAGCCATCGCGTACAGTGCCGTTCGTGATCTTCAATCGTAAGCATCATGGCCCCTTGCGGTCGCTTATGGACACTTCTGTTCGCCGTGATTTACTGCCTCGAGGGAATTGCGTGCGCGCTGGGTCCAACGTTGGGCAGCGGCGAAACGGAACCCGGTTTGGACTATCAGAAGCTGGTCGCAAAACTGGAGATATTGGACACCAAGTAAGAAAACGGACTTTGTATATAGAACGTTCAGTGTACATCAGTGTCTCGCTATTACAGAATCACCCGCGTGGAAGTTGCATCGCGAGAGCAGTTCTCCTCGTTGGAGTCGAAGCTTGATAAAATCTTGAAGTTGGTCGATAACATAAGCCAGTCGGTGCACACCGTGCAGAAAGACATCGGTGCTGTTAGAGAGGACATTAAACTATTCCAAAATCATTCGCACGGTCAATTGCAAGCGCTAACTGGTAGCGCATCGATTATTGAGTCACTTTTAGTGGAAGGTCACCGGCAGAAGCAAGCACAGCCGGTAAGAAGTGAACCGACCACAGTGCGCGCGATACCAGCCGAGCAAAAACTTTTCGATAGTTGTGATGTTGCGCCGAGGAATGCTTCTCGCATTGAAAAACTTCTTCCTGATCTTGGTTTTGGCGAACCATTTCCGGTGTTCTGCGATCAGGAGTACGAATCCGGCGGGTGGATAGTCATACAGAATCGATTTAACGGTTCGGTGGATTTCTATCGTGGTTGGAAAGAATACAAAAACGGCTTTGGGAATTTATATGGTGAATTCTGGCTCGGTCTTGACAAAATACACGCTTTGACCTATTCGGCGCCATATGAATTGCACGTGCTACTCGAAGACTTCAACAATTTTACGGTGGTGGCAAAGTATTCACACTTCGCTGTGGGAAACGAGCAGGAATCGTTCGCCGTTACGAAGCTGGGCGAGTACAGCGGAACGGCTGGTGATGGTTTGAGCTACCACAAGGGATCGAAGTTCTCCACCATGGATATGAACAACGATGTGCAGGGAAACAATGGCGCTGTTGATTGGACTGGAGCGTGGTGGTACAAAAAAGGACATTACAGGTGGGAGTTTTCAACTAGATATTAGGATTGCTAGTTCTAATTGTTTCTTTATTTTTAAGCAACTTGAATGGTCAGTACCTGTTAGGAAAAGTAGATCACACGAAATTCCATGGAAAAGGCATGACATGGAATCCCTTCAGAGGCGACGATTACTCGTTGAAACGATCTAGGATGATGATCAAGCGTGTGTTGAATCAGTGATATATGTTATAGTAATTGATGAAACAGCTAATCTTCTCATTTCAATAAATTATACCTAAAAACTTTATGTCTTGATAAAattagttttcaaaatttgaattaATTTTGAGAATCGAATAGCCTTTGTACTCATAAGGAGAAACACCAAAGATCAATATCTCTTATTCCGCTTTTGCTTTCGTTAAAGGTTCAATTGATTATATTGACATGAGGCCAGGGATGAGAAAACTCACTTGGTGTTTTCTCAGCACAAGCGtgctgatcaatcgtatcagtttatccccgggaatccatattcgtgcataatctcccatagctggtctcgatcgattgaatcatgcgccgatttgaaatcgatgaacaagtgatgtgtgggcacgttgtatttgcggcattttcgcaacacctggtggatggcgaacatctgatccgttgtagcacgttcacccatatATCCACCCTGATATTGTAACTACCAATGGGACGCTCCACGCATCCTGTGGCATCGGCGTCCatacgcccaggccagctcaccttaaaagtacctcagggtcggcattgaccaGGGAGAAACTTGAGCAACCCTACACTTACCTGCCAACTGAAATTTAGCGAAACAAGGGAAAGGCCAAGCAGACTGGTAGGGAAATTAATCTCTCGCTTTTGGAAACCAAAGGGACCGAGTTGgttttctattctactatattgaTATCTGGGTGTGTGGGTTAGTATCTACAAACATCATTTTTATCTTCTTCGCTGGGGCCCATTGCGGTGAGGTAGAGGAGACGGTGGCTTACCTGCCGGAGCACGTGGTCGGCGTCAACACGATGATAGCCGGAGCGAGCGCCGAGACGGTGGCGCTTCGGGTGAAGGGATGGGTTCGCAACCGATGGTCGACAGCATGCCTGGTGGCCGACGGCGTCGCGTCGGAGGGCGGCTGGATCGACAGTGGTGCTTCACGAGATGTGCACCGTAATCACAAGGTGAGGCTCGCGTACCGGAGTAGGGGGGCCCAAGACTTGGTGGTGATCCGTTCCGGAAGATTTGTCCGGCTAACTTCCTCGTTGGATAGCAATGGATCGGGTGCTAATTCCAAAGAATACGTTTCGGGTGTGTAATGGCTGACCCGCGAATTTGGTTTAGGCGGTCTTCAACCTCTGGAGCACTTGCCAGTCCGAAAATAGT contains the following coding sequences:
- the LOC109416948 gene encoding microfibril-associated glycoprotein 4; amino-acid sequence: MAPCGRLWTLLFAVIYCLEGIACALGPTLGSGETEPGLDYQKLVAKLEILDTKITRVEVASREQFSSLESKLDKILKLVDNISQSVHTVQKDIGAVREDIKLFQNHSHGQLQALTGSASIIESLLVEGHRQKQAQPVRSEPTTVRAIPAEQKLFDSCDVAPRNASRIEKLLPDLGFGEPFPVFCDQEYESGGWIVIQNRFNGSVDFYRGWKEYKNGFGNLYGEFWLGLDKIHALTYSAPYELHVLLEDFNNFTVVAKYSHFAVGNEQESFAVTKLGEYSGTAGDGLSYHKGSKFSTMDMNNDVQGNNGAVDWTGAWWYKKGHYSNLNGQYLLGKVDHTKFHGKGMTWNPFRGDDYSLKRSRMMIKRVLNQ